A region from the Leptolyngbya subtilissima AS-A7 genome encodes:
- a CDS encoding response regulator transcription factor: MKDSTPGDQKQLLLIDDDPNLILLVKDYLEFRGYEVKTAGNGREALDMLENTTPDMIICDVMMPEMDGHAFVRHVRENPSTEWIPILFLSAKGQSQDRVKGLNTGADVYMVKPFEPEELVAQVESSLKQASRLIKQQIKGGGSPAIQVPFDVELTPTELRVVQFVARGMANREIANELQVSQRTIESHVSNMLGKTGLNNRTELARWAIENNKA, encoded by the coding sequence ATGAAGGATTCAACCCCAGGCGATCAGAAGCAGCTTCTGCTAATTGATGATGACCCAAACCTGATCTTGTTAGTCAAGGACTATCTTGAGTTCCGTGGCTATGAGGTGAAGACGGCGGGCAACGGTCGAGAAGCCCTGGATATGCTGGAAAACACCACCCCAGACATGATCATCTGCGACGTGATGATGCCCGAGATGGATGGCCACGCCTTTGTGCGCCACGTGCGAGAAAATCCATCCACCGAGTGGATTCCAATTTTGTTTCTCTCCGCCAAAGGCCAAAGCCAAGATCGCGTGAAGGGGCTCAACACCGGGGCCGACGTCTACATGGTCAAGCCCTTCGAGCCTGAGGAGCTAGTCGCGCAGGTAGAGTCTTCTCTCAAACAGGCCTCTCGGCTGATCAAGCAGCAAATCAAGGGTGGTGGCAGCCCGGCGATTCAAGTTCCCTTTGATGTGGAGTTGACACCCACCGAACTGCGGGTGGTGCAGTTTGTAGCCCGAGGCATGGCCAACCGCGAGATTGCTAACGAGCTTCAGGTCAGCCAGCGCACCATTGAGAGCCACGTCAGCAACATGCTGGGCAAAACCGGCCTCAACAACCGCACAGAGCTAGCCCGTTGGGCCATAGAGAACAATAAGGCCTAG
- the mazG gene encoding nucleoside triphosphate pyrophosphohydrolase, producing MVSAPSSSGNPQGISATPRTAILVALERLIDVIAQLRHPETGCPWDLAQTPTSLIPYVIEEAYEVVDAIQVGDKDAIAEELGDLLLQVVLQAQVASDNGDFDLGTVATGIADKLVRRHPHIFGDATGETPEEVSQNWDRIKAEEKGIPHDPHKLSPKLTKYSRTLPPLMAASKISVKAAKAGFEWETVDDVWDKFHEELDEFRQALAHEPKENQQAELGDLLFTLVNLARWYDLDPSEALQSTNRRFIKRFELVEAVADKPLGEHSIDELEALWQRAKAQLAKPQD from the coding sequence ATGGTTTCTGCGCCCTCCTCGTCCGGCAATCCCCAGGGCATCTCTGCTACCCCTCGCACCGCCATTCTCGTCGCCCTAGAGCGGCTAATTGATGTCATCGCCCAGCTCCGCCATCCCGAAACCGGCTGCCCGTGGGACTTAGCCCAAACCCCCACCAGCCTGATCCCCTACGTGATTGAAGAAGCCTACGAGGTGGTTGATGCCATTCAGGTGGGGGACAAGGATGCGATCGCCGAAGAACTTGGCGACCTACTGCTCCAGGTGGTGCTTCAGGCCCAAGTGGCCAGCGACAACGGCGACTTTGACCTGGGCACCGTCGCCACCGGCATCGCCGACAAGCTGGTGCGCCGCCATCCCCACATCTTTGGCGATGCGACGGGCGAAACCCCGGAAGAAGTCAGCCAAAACTGGGACCGCATCAAAGCCGAAGAAAAAGGCATTCCCCACGACCCCCACAAGCTGTCACCCAAGCTGACCAAATATAGTCGCACTCTGCCGCCGCTGATGGCCGCCAGCAAAATCTCCGTCAAAGCAGCTAAGGCCGGGTTCGAGTGGGAAACAGTTGACGACGTTTGGGATAAATTCCACGAAGAGCTGGACGAATTTCGCCAGGCCCTGGCCCATGAGCCTAAGGAAAATCAGCAGGCGGAGCTGGGCGATCTGCTGTTTACCCTGGTTAATCTGGCCCGCTGGTACGACCTCGACCCTTCCGAAGCGTTGCAGAGCACCAACCGCCGATTTATCAAACGCTTTGAGCTGGTGGAGGCGGTGGCAGACAAGCCATTAGGTGAGCATTCTATTGACGAGCTAGAAGCGCTGTGGCAGCGGGCCAAGGCGCAGTTGGCAAAGCCTCAGGACTAG
- the cofG gene encoding 7,8-didemethyl-8-hydroxy-5-deazariboflavin synthase subunit CofG — translation MVTYSRAYTLVPTYECFNRCTYCNFRADPGQSPWLSLEHVAQQLPILRYQGVCEVLVLSGEVAPHSPRREEWFRHIYQICALALEAGLLPHTNAGPLSRDEMAQLRQVNVSMGLMVEQVTPQLLDTVHRHAPSKRPEVRLQQLAWAGELGIPFTTGLLLGLGESEADWVDSLRAIATIQTRYGHIQEVILQPHSPGQQQLQPGMALDEAALVRAVHLARECLPPEVAIQIPPNLVSHKGLLDCLAAGARDLGGISPVDEVNPDYDHPTPESLEDAIAPSGWQLQPRLPIYPQYDTWLPDPLQSLVKAWRNSLNNL, via the coding sequence GTGGTTACTTACAGCCGAGCCTACACCTTGGTGCCCACCTATGAGTGCTTCAACCGCTGCACCTACTGCAACTTTCGAGCTGACCCCGGTCAGTCACCCTGGCTGAGTTTAGAGCATGTGGCTCAACAGCTGCCCATTCTGCGCTATCAGGGGGTGTGCGAGGTGCTGGTGCTCAGCGGTGAGGTGGCTCCCCATAGCCCTCGCCGCGAAGAATGGTTTCGTCACATCTACCAAATCTGTGCGCTGGCCCTGGAGGCTGGGCTGCTGCCCCACACCAACGCTGGCCCCCTGAGCCGCGATGAAATGGCGCAGCTGCGGCAGGTCAATGTGTCGATGGGCCTCATGGTCGAGCAGGTAACGCCGCAGTTGCTCGACACCGTTCACCGCCATGCCCCTAGCAAACGTCCTGAAGTGCGGCTGCAACAGCTGGCTTGGGCTGGAGAGCTAGGGATTCCCTTTACCACTGGGCTACTGCTGGGGCTGGGGGAGAGTGAGGCTGATTGGGTAGATTCGCTACGAGCGATCGCCACTATTCAAACTCGCTATGGCCACATTCAAGAGGTCATTTTGCAACCCCACAGCCCTGGGCAGCAGCAGCTTCAGCCGGGGATGGCGCTCGATGAAGCCGCGCTAGTGAGAGCCGTGCATCTGGCAAGGGAATGCCTGCCCCCGGAAGTCGCCATTCAGATTCCGCCCAATTTGGTCAGTCACAAAGGACTGCTAGATTGTTTGGCCGCAGGGGCGAGGGACCTGGGCGGCATTAGCCCGGTGGATGAGGTGAACCCCGACTACGACCACCCCACGCCAGAATCGCTAGAGGATGCGATCGCCCCCTCCGGCTGGCAACTTCAGCCCCGCCTGCCCATCTATCCCCAGTACGATACTTGGCTACCCGATCCGCTGCAGTCTTTAGTAAAAGCTTGGCGCAACTCACTCAACAATCTTTGA
- a CDS encoding rhodanese-like domain-containing protein — protein MKRFFGLLPKPSPLRPKSRVYDLKERLDWGEPALTIIDVRDRADFNESHITGAISMPADSLLATAASCFEVSRDLYIYSNTDDEAAAVAEQLREAGFSKVAIVRGGVAAWKAAGFPIEMVTVEVA, from the coding sequence ATGAAACGCTTTTTTGGCTTGCTGCCTAAGCCTTCGCCTCTGCGGCCCAAGTCTCGTGTCTATGATCTTAAGGAGCGGCTGGATTGGGGCGAACCGGCGCTCACCATCATTGATGTCCGCGATCGCGCCGACTTTAACGAGAGCCATATTACCGGCGCAATTTCAATGCCCGCCGACTCGCTGCTAGCCACAGCTGCTAGCTGCTTCGAGGTCAGTCGCGATCTCTATATTTATAGCAACACCGATGATGAAGCCGCCGCTGTGGCCGAGCAGCTGCGGGAGGCAGGCTTCTCTAAAGTCGCCATTGTGCGAGGCGGGGTTGCTGCATGGAAGGCGGCGGGCTTTCCGATCGAGATGGTGACGGTGGAAGTGGCCTAA
- a CDS encoding Gfo/Idh/MocA family protein codes for MSPHPQPLNLAIFGLGRWGNHLLRNFLALPTARVVAIVDPDRQRLEELRDRFALADTVACYDDWPQAMAHPGLEAVVIATPASTHYPMIQAALKAGLHVLSEKPLTLDSNRSATLCQLATTQQRQLMVDHTYLFHPAVQRGRELCQQIGPLRYGYATRTNLGPVRSDADVFWDLAIHDISILNYWLGQSPLAVAAWGPVWLQTETEAKLRDAGWLRLTYPNPIGSTPLEVMVHVSWANSDRQRRLALVGDRGTLVFDESPQAHPLTLYSGHFQPQEPPFVPSSLKAETVAIAPLEPLQQMCAHFLDCVANNRPSPISAGPMATELVRLMEAIAIAAETGQQVDI; via the coding sequence CAGCGCGAGTGGTGGCAATAGTTGATCCTGACCGGCAGCGGTTAGAAGAGTTGCGCGATCGCTTTGCCCTAGCCGACACCGTGGCCTGCTACGACGACTGGCCCCAGGCCATGGCCCACCCAGGTTTAGAGGCCGTAGTGATTGCCACCCCGGCCAGCACCCACTACCCCATGATTCAGGCGGCACTCAAAGCCGGCCTACATGTGCTGAGCGAAAAGCCCCTCACCTTAGACAGCAACCGCAGTGCTACTCTTTGCCAGCTAGCCACTACCCAACAGCGGCAGCTCATGGTCGATCACACCTATCTGTTTCACCCAGCGGTGCAGCGGGGTCGTGAGCTGTGCCAGCAAATTGGCCCCCTTCGCTACGGCTATGCTACCCGCACCAATCTGGGGCCAGTGCGCTCCGATGCTGATGTGTTTTGGGATCTGGCCATCCACGACATTTCCATTTTGAATTATTGGCTGGGGCAGAGCCCCTTGGCCGTCGCCGCTTGGGGGCCAGTGTGGCTGCAAACCGAGACGGAGGCCAAGCTAAGAGATGCGGGCTGGCTCCGGCTAACGTATCCCAACCCGATTGGGTCTACCCCACTAGAGGTCATGGTTCATGTGAGCTGGGCCAACTCCGACCGGCAGCGGCGGCTAGCTCTGGTGGGCGATCGCGGCACTCTAGTCTTCGATGAGAGCCCCCAAGCCCACCCTTTGACCCTATATTCTGGGCACTTTCAGCCCCAGGAGCCCCCGTTTGTCCCCAGTAGTCTCAAGGCCGAGACTGTGGCGATCGCTCCCCTAGAGCCGCTGCAACAGATGTGCGCCCACTTTCTAGACTGCGTTGCCAACAATAGGCCCTCACCAATATCGGCGGGACCTATGGCCACTGAACTGGTGAGGCTTATGGAAGCGATCGCGATCGCCGCCGAAACAGGCCAGCAAGTAGATATCTAA
- a CDS encoding glutathione S-transferase family protein encodes MTTAPLSWSALEEMADFSVDYVNGPTNAQSRLRLFGQPESAVRVTLYRDNHAWCPYCQKVWLWLEEKQVPYRIEKVTMFCYGEKETWYKRKVPSGMLPALELDGRMVTESDDILLALEQAFGPLQWGMKDPAVVPLRQLERLLFRAWCMWLCQPARSPAADQRAGEQFVGVVQRVEQALSTHPGPFFLPEFSTGDVVFVPYVERMNASLYYYKGYSLREENPRLKDWFDGLESRSTYRGTQSDFHTHVHDLPPQMGGCYENDSPQTRRNQAQVDLGPWFGLPDVAYPEPETSRVEALTRVVKHRDNVIKVNPAANDVIDLALRCALTYLMTGEPCEPPAGAELGLRYLRDRINVPRDMSIYAAKRLREALEATAALVGEAQPDPLPTRHRRDQDPVNFAA; translated from the coding sequence ATGACAACTGCTCCCCTCAGCTGGTCGGCCCTGGAAGAAATGGCCGATTTTTCTGTTGATTATGTCAATGGCCCTACCAATGCCCAGTCTCGGCTACGCCTGTTTGGCCAGCCTGAGTCGGCGGTGCGGGTCACCCTCTACCGCGACAACCACGCCTGGTGCCCCTACTGCCAAAAAGTATGGCTGTGGCTGGAAGAGAAGCAGGTGCCCTACCGCATCGAAAAAGTCACCATGTTTTGCTACGGCGAAAAGGAAACCTGGTACAAGCGCAAGGTACCTTCGGGAATGCTGCCTGCTCTGGAGTTAGACGGGCGGATGGTTACCGAAAGCGATGACATTTTGCTAGCGCTGGAGCAGGCTTTTGGGCCGTTGCAGTGGGGGATGAAAGACCCAGCGGTGGTGCCCCTGCGGCAGCTAGAGCGATTACTGTTTCGGGCTTGGTGCATGTGGCTGTGTCAACCAGCGCGATCGCCGGCAGCAGACCAGCGCGCGGGCGAGCAGTTTGTTGGAGTAGTGCAACGGGTAGAGCAGGCGCTGTCTACCCATCCCGGCCCCTTCTTTTTGCCAGAGTTTAGCACTGGCGACGTAGTGTTTGTGCCCTACGTGGAGCGCATGAACGCCAGCCTCTACTACTACAAAGGCTACTCACTGCGCGAGGAGAACCCTCGCCTTAAGGATTGGTTTGATGGGTTGGAGAGCCGCTCAACTTATCGCGGTACCCAGAGCGACTTTCACACTCACGTGCACGATCTGCCGCCGCAGATGGGGGGCTGCTACGAGAATGACTCGCCTCAGACCCGGCGCAACCAGGCCCAGGTCGATCTCGGCCCCTGGTTTGGCTTGCCCGATGTGGCCTACCCAGAGCCAGAAACCTCCCGTGTTGAGGCCCTAACTCGCGTAGTGAAGCATCGAGACAACGTGATTAAGGTGAATCCTGCCGCGAATGATGTGATTGATCTGGCCCTGCGCTGTGCGTTGACTTATCTGATGACGGGAGAACCCTGCGAGCCTCCTGCTGGGGCTGAGCTGGGGCTGCGGTACCTGCGCGATCGCATCAACGTCCCCCGAGACATGTCTATCTATGCCGCCAAGCGCCTGCGGGAAGCTCTAGAAGCCACCGCTGCCCTAGTGGGGGAAGCTCAGCCCGACCCGCTACCGACTCGCCACCGCCGTGACCAAGACCCAGTGAATTTTGCTGCCTAG
- a CDS encoding fasciclin domain-containing protein — protein MTPNTLRIALGLMLFGAAPAAITAFPQQAISDTYKPQAEQPAAVEEPTDAAQPGAMEEAADAEKPSAVEEPTDAEQPSAMEEPTDAEQPAAAEEPTDAEQPTAAEEPTDAEQPTASTEQSIAEIAAGNEDFEILTAAIEAAGLTEALSSNDLSITVFAPTDEAFEALPEGTLEELLLPENRDQLAQLLTYHVVDGEVRSTDLTSGEVDTLTGAPVTVTVGEESVTVNEANVVTADIEASNGVIHVIDTVLLPM, from the coding sequence ATGACTCCGAACACTCTTCGCATCGCCCTAGGCCTAATGCTTTTTGGTGCCGCTCCTGCTGCTATCACTGCGTTTCCTCAGCAGGCTATCTCTGACACCTACAAGCCCCAAGCTGAGCAGCCTGCCGCTGTGGAAGAACCCACTGACGCTGCGCAGCCGGGCGCTATGGAAGAAGCCGCTGATGCCGAGAAGCCCAGCGCCGTGGAAGAGCCTACCGACGCTGAGCAGCCCAGCGCCATGGAAGAGCCTACTGACGCTGAGCAGCCTGCCGCTGCGGAAGAGCCCACTGATGCTGAGCAGCCTACTGCTGCGGAAGAACCCACCGATGCTGAGCAGCCTACTGCTAGCACCGAGCAATCAATTGCTGAAATTGCCGCTGGCAACGAAGACTTTGAGATTCTGACCGCTGCGATTGAGGCCGCCGGTCTAACTGAGGCCCTGAGCAGCAACGATTTGTCTATTACTGTGTTTGCCCCCACTGACGAAGCTTTTGAAGCCTTACCTGAGGGGACTTTGGAGGAGCTCCTGCTGCCTGAAAATCGCGACCAGCTAGCGCAGCTGCTGACCTATCACGTGGTAGACGGCGAAGTTCGCTCCACGGATTTGACTTCTGGCGAAGTGGATACTTTGACCGGTGCCCCTGTAACAGTGACGGTGGGTGAAGAGTCTGTCACCGTCAACGAAGCCAACGTGGTAACGGCTGATATTGAAGCCAGCAATGGCGTCATCCACGTCATTGACACGGTGCTGCTGCCGATGTAG
- the mutL gene encoding DNA mismatch repair endonuclease MutL, with protein MPRSPLPIPADSVSNLVPRRIQLLPGDVIHSIAAGEVIDSLAAVVRELIENALDAQATHITLALWPDQGRVQVADNGTAMALENLHQAAIPHSTSKIRTQADLWQVNSLGFRGEALHSLAQVAQLEICSRAPGAESGWRVTYSAQGEPLGTVPAALAQGTVVTVTDLFGAWPARRERLPTMARQLSQVQNIIRHCALAHPTVTWTVQLSDRPWLAFTPSPTARGLVPQLLRAVSESDLQDGWQAAPWAEDEGSPLDQLAFKAGIYGLIGLPDRCHRPRPDWVKVAVNGRVVTVPELEQAIVNAFRHTLLRHRYPLAFVHLTVPPSDIDWNRRPDKSTLYLHRLEDWTALCQSHVATLLGQHTETLIDANQQRVTQLLKTAEPSSTYGVAELSDELPYRERPGSLRAIAQVHNRYILAEQTDGLCLIEQHIAHERVLYERLQAQWQLVPLATPVVLEGLTEKQLEQLQRLGLSPEEFGPNRWAIRAAPAPLRDRDDLPDALLELSLGGNLDTAQVAIACRTAIRNGTPLDLATLQTLLDDWQQTRNPRTCPHGRPICLTLSETSLARFFRRHWVIGKSHGI; from the coding sequence TTGCCTCGGAGCCCCCTCCCTATCCCTGCCGACAGCGTTTCTAATCTAGTGCCCCGCCGCATCCAGCTGTTGCCTGGAGATGTCATTCACAGTATCGCAGCTGGAGAAGTCATCGACTCTTTGGCGGCGGTCGTGCGCGAGCTGATTGAAAACGCTCTCGATGCTCAGGCCACACATATTACCCTTGCCCTCTGGCCCGACCAGGGCCGGGTGCAGGTGGCCGACAACGGCACTGCTATGGCGCTGGAGAATTTGCACCAGGCCGCCATCCCCCACAGCACTAGCAAGATTCGCACCCAGGCTGATCTGTGGCAGGTCAACAGTCTAGGGTTTCGCGGCGAAGCTTTGCACAGCCTGGCTCAGGTCGCTCAGTTAGAGATTTGCAGTCGTGCCCCCGGTGCAGAGTCGGGCTGGCGCGTCACCTATTCAGCCCAAGGAGAACCACTAGGGACAGTCCCAGCCGCCCTCGCCCAAGGCACTGTGGTGACAGTTACCGATCTTTTTGGGGCCTGGCCCGCTCGTCGGGAGCGATTGCCAACCATGGCTCGCCAGCTTAGCCAGGTGCAAAACATCATTCGCCACTGTGCCTTAGCTCATCCAACGGTGACTTGGACGGTGCAGCTGAGCGATCGTCCCTGGCTGGCCTTCACCCCCAGCCCTACCGCTAGGGGCCTCGTTCCTCAACTGCTCCGGGCCGTCAGCGAAAGCGATTTGCAAGACGGCTGGCAGGCTGCCCCCTGGGCCGAGGACGAGGGTAGTCCCTTAGATCAGCTTGCTTTTAAGGCTGGTATCTATGGTCTGATTGGTCTGCCCGATCGCTGCCATCGCCCCCGCCCCGACTGGGTTAAGGTCGCGGTCAATGGGCGGGTTGTAACGGTTCCCGAGCTAGAGCAAGCTATTGTGAATGCTTTTCGCCACACCCTGCTCCGCCACCGCTATCCCCTGGCTTTTGTGCACCTCACCGTTCCCCCCAGCGACATCGACTGGAACCGCCGCCCCGACAAATCGACCCTTTACCTGCACCGGCTCGAAGACTGGACTGCCCTCTGCCAAAGCCACGTGGCTACGCTTTTAGGGCAGCATACCGAAACCCTGATTGATGCGAACCAGCAGCGCGTTACCCAACTGCTCAAGACGGCAGAGCCGAGTAGCACCTACGGCGTTGCAGAATTATCCGATGAGTTGCCCTATCGCGAGCGTCCGGGAAGTTTGCGGGCGATCGCCCAGGTTCACAACCGCTACATTTTGGCCGAACAGACCGACGGCCTTTGCCTAATCGAACAGCACATTGCCCACGAGCGCGTTCTCTACGAGCGCCTGCAAGCCCAGTGGCAACTGGTACCGTTAGCCACACCCGTCGTGCTGGAAGGGCTAACTGAAAAGCAGCTAGAACAGCTTCAAAGGCTGGGCCTGAGCCCCGAGGAGTTTGGCCCAAATCGCTGGGCTATACGAGCTGCGCCAGCTCCCTTGCGCGATCGCGATGACCTGCCCGATGCCCTGCTCGAACTTAGCCTCGGCGGCAATCTAGATACGGCTCAAGTGGCGATCGCCTGCCGCACCGCCATTCGCAACGGCACGCCACTCGATCTCGCCACCCTACAAACCCTGCTCGACGACTGGCAGCAAACCCGCAACCCCCGCACCTGCCCCCACGGCCGGCCCATTTGCCTAACGCTAAGCGAGACTAGCCTAGCCCGCTTCTTCCGCCGCCATTGGGTAATCGGCAAAAGTCACGGCATCTAG